The sequence below is a genomic window from Uranotaenia lowii strain MFRU-FL chromosome 2, ASM2978415v1, whole genome shotgun sequence.
GGACTCTcaataaaccaaaatttaaaaattctggaatAGTAGTGCTGTTGATAGTTAGCACAAGAGTCGATGTGCCTACTACTCctgaagttatttttttcgttatacgcctgacatctattattttttGCGGTTTCAATTCATTTAGTAGTTCTGTATCCGACATACCGTCAACGTCTCTACAGGTGACAACGAACTTCCGTTGGTTTAGATGGGGATGACGGCCAATAACTATAGGAGTTGCATTACCGAGTTGAGTTAGCTTAGCGAGCAACCTCACTTGATCCTTGCTTCTAACTTTCAACACGTACCAATTGTTCTTGCGTTCTATAAAACCTCCTTCGATAGTCCCGACATGGTCCGCAATAAATCGCGATATCACGAAGGGGTTTTTTGGCAGCTCGTATCCGTCTTTAGCTTTCAGGGTTAGATAATATAAACGACCGCATAAGTTCTCTCGGTCCAGCCATTCCGGAACAGTCCTGCCGGGGAAATCCCCGGGCGATGGGCTCATTGCGAGCACTTTGGTATTCTTACACCACTTTAGAAAAAACGATCATTTGCCTTTTGTCACAATAACGATATAGAAAACACATCTGCTATCGACGGAGGCAGAGGACAAACTGATGCAATTcttatttagttttatttaatttgttactttgatttaccGGCTTAGCGGTGAAAactgatgtcctttttagtagggacatcttaagattatgaaatttttttaaattttattttattttttaatagatGGATAGagggttagaagaaatgaaagatggtgcaAATGAacgggtagaatttgtttagaagcattaccatcacatatcaaatttttagattacagatagagttgcatctaccaccacacattagtaggctctaaccgctcattttcaccatctttcatttcttctaaccttctatccatctatataaaaaaatcataatcttaagatgtccctactaaaaaggacatcacttttcaccgctaggccgataaatcaaagtaacaaactaaaaatacggtggttaatctcttcataaaaataaagtttcatttaatatttaaaaaaaaacgctgattCTGTACTCATGATAGGACTCAGTATGacagtaaaaatgaaaaaatccccTATATTGCGACAACGGTAAGCACTTTGGACATTTAACATACGTTTGTGCTTATCTTGGACAGACGGAAGATTTACAAAAGTACTGGCTAGAAAATTACAGGAGcacatgatttgaaattatctgtacccattttgaataggcttTCGTGTtccaaataaaaaccaaatctaGAGCTTAAAAACACAACTTTATCGAACATCGATGGCAGCAGATTCATTCATCAAACAGATTCAAACCACTAGCTGAAGCTTCGCAAACAGTCCCAAAACTGCAGCCCCAACTCCGGTCATATGGGTCGAGCAAACTCCACCCAAATTGTTGGAACCATCTTGCAGCGGATCTCGATGGTAAAGGTAGCGGAAGCACCCATTGGAACTTTGCCAACCAACGATCTGCACCAACCAGGATGGGTTCCGAAATTCGCCGAAGCCTGCGTAGGCGCACAGGAAAATTTGTTCCATGAAAAGATCTCGTAGCATCTCCGGGTAGTTCAGATCCGTAATGAAGTTGGCTTCGCGCAGCATCTGGCCACAGAGCTGCCGCTGAGTTTCAACGACGAAATCCAGCTCAACATTGGCGAACCGTTGCTTAGCCAGAATGATATAGAACAGTAATCTGAAAGCAAAAAAATATAGTTAGAACAACCATAAATTTTATTAGCTAATTAAACTTACTTATGAGTCAGATGATAACCGTAAGATCGCCGTCTCACGGACATGGCCGCATTACATTCCTGGCTCAGGTGCAACATTTTGCCGAACTTTGCTCCTGCTGACGCATTATACTCATTTTCCGACTCATTAACGAGCAGTTCCGATAAGCATTGATCTGTTTGTAAAACAAATTGCAAACAATTATTTCACACTGATTGATGAAATGCTTTGTAAATAGGAAAATTTCTACCCGATTGCAGCTCGCTGGGTGCCGCGTCCACATCTAGAACTTGTAGATAGTTCCTTAAAGCCTTCCGAGAGAACTTTGGCTTTGGCCCGCTTTCCGACAGATGCAAATCATTTGATGCCGGACTACCGTCATCGCCGGGTGACTCACGCCAGAAATGTGAATCGATCAGAAGTTTACTCACTTGAAAGATTGAAtttcatgattaaaaaaaatgttgaaaaagcaaTTAGTCTTACCAACAGCATTGGCTCCACTAGGAAACGAAAAAATGCTGTCCAAGCGGCTCTCAACGTATGCACATTTTCGTTGCAACGCTTCGATAAACGGCCGATTGGGAAGCTCGGATTCAGCCAGTATTGTTTGGAGTTGTCCTgttgatgaaaaaagaaaagtgaatgAATTGTTGTTCATTACCGTTTTGCATATGAGATGTTGGTCTATTCAAGATATGTATGTAAGGATATCAGGAAGGAAATCAAACTAAATGGGAAACATTTCAGATcgattttgaaaaccgaccaaatacattttgtagattgtcCCAAAAAACTGCCCTGTgccaaatttcaactcaattggTTTAGGTGTGCCTCAAATCGCTCAAGGGGActaaaggaaatcggaaaaatcacaatttgaatgttgatgccaaatgacacATTCCACACGCTTGTAACgctcaaaagtgttttttatccgttcgcgtatcaaaaaatttcaaacttgtatatagttttgataattcaaatcacacagaACCATcggaaaaaagagaagaaaaaaaaattgaagttttgaagccaaaaacactgcttcattttgtagaaaaaataatttgtttatattcaatgtggttgttttgaaaagggaacaaaaacaatcgcaaatgagtgaattcacgtcaccaaaaaagggaactttttaattttgctaGAAAACTGACATTTTCTTACATAAAAAATGagatcttttttgaaaatgataggACGATTCTAAAGCacgaaattttatagaaatcggttgagtgtcacgtcacgaaattaaatttttgtaaattaaatggAAAATATGCTCTGAAGGCTGTTTCGAcactccagatggtcggatttttacaaatctaatataattgagtggatttttcaacaagttcgttatttttaaataaaaatacaaaaagattgtaaaaaaatatttttttgtttggtgaATCTTTGAATgaagtagtaattttaacgtatgatccctcaatatgttgctattcaagtgccaataaaaataaggaaaaatgtaggtgaaaatacagaccccgttcgattttggcaacacgcccgtacattttgtgttgccaaaatcgaacagtttttttctcaacttttttttcagttatttttcaaaataactaggggagagtggggaaacgtgggccacttttaatatctcagatgtgtgttgagataaaaatttcaaaccaactgtcatcgtcgtcgctttgcgtgagcatatattcctatatgttgttgaccgaaatacgcatcatatgcttcttttatttatcaagctaaaaaaagttagaaaaatttagttacataattaaaaaaacacccgctaatttcatcgatggggaacctaaagtgcataacaaaaatatgctcatacgcttatgatcttagttttgtcatgatctttcacgtggaaaaggaatttttgatgaaacatcaataagtcacccaaacgcaaccaatttgcaaatcatagcttgtggggaatcgtgggccacacatcttgaatcacctatatttttatgtttttatacacattcagtacttaaaatacgtttttcctatctgtaaagttttcttatgccaaatgaagagttatgaaaaatattttgtctatcctatataagaaattcgttcgcgagccaggttttggaatctatgcgatcatacacagctctcttttttatttcactatctgaaattgcttttaaataacgaaatgaattaggaaatcacagtgtTGCATacactcataaactttgcatgttatttggtcaatttggatttggtggcccacgattccctaccatttttcaaaatccaaaaaatattgcttttttttcaaacagtcagaatttggggaaaataactttttaaaatttttaaaaaaataccttatgataccatgaaaatgtagaaaaccataccatttttaatttttaatttattttttataatatagaagttatgaaacaacgaaaaaaagtggcccatgattccccactctcctatattattattatcataaaCGTTATtcttagtcaatttccgaccatttgtagtaatttcttatatttttcatcatgtttttaatgcattttgcactattcttgttttattttataatgtttgttttcatttgtcatatttgctgtttttgtcattcttcatcattttttagttgttttttgtcattttcagtcttttgtttgaatttatttttaaactttttgacttttcatctttttgtcatttttgagtactttataaagtttaaaaaaaattgttaatactGTTGCATTTGATCACCATttaagaacataaaaacgtatttttggggtttgtctaaattaaattggtactgttataacgaaaactaaaaggtattGTTTCTAAAACCGTTCGATCTTGGCACATGTtctaaaatcgaatgttgccaaaaacgaacggggtctgtactgaaaatttattattggaaaagtcggaacaacaaaatatcgtttttggaagtgcacataaaatttgaaggctttaaagaatggttcagtataattttatatttcgtgacgtgaattcagttgATTACCCTTCTgtttaaactgagtga
It includes:
- the LOC129748627 gene encoding uncharacterized protein LOC129748627, with the protein product MFLILKLLLVARVVFGGRSFDGIIANGRPDPQELIGPDALLARLDRLLDACIVNYEDLTTDLLLGIAIANGQLQTILAESELPNRPFIEALQRKCAYVESRLDSIFSFPSGANAVVSKLLIDSHFWRESPGDDGSPASNDLHLSESGPKPKFSRKALRNYLQVLDVDAAPSELQSDQCLSELLVNESENEYNASAGAKFGKMLHLSQECNAAMSVRRRSYGYHLTHKLLFYIILAKQRFANVELDFVVETQRQLCGQMLREANFITDLNYPEMLRDLFMEQIFLCAYAGFGEFRNPSWLVQIVGWQSSNGCFRYLYHRDPLQDGSNNLGGVCSTHMTGVGAAVLGLFAKLQLVV